From a single Raphanus sativus cultivar WK10039 chromosome 3, ASM80110v3, whole genome shotgun sequence genomic region:
- the LOC108838006 gene encoding cysteine-rich receptor-like protein kinase 38 yields the protein MKDIATIFLSISLLFQTLNGVKAGFLCVGDTFLANSSYGQNRDSLFSSLASQVITNRGFYNASLNSVHAVALCRRGYERQACINCVEKAIRVIKTSCSDRMESFDWDNDDADQVSCLVRTTNYSTFGKLDLGPATRDISPLDIDSSTKNMTLFRQEWEETVNRTLEAATVNTSASVLKYYGVVNAEFVEFRNVFMMMQCTPDITSGECKRCLEECVKYFRDMFWGKQGGTICRPSCLFRWDLYPFYGAFDNITRVPAPPRPFIPEAQAISVTSLKGKIIAIVVVPSVLHLFVLLGLIRAYRQLKKSKDETSVCAEEDCISDSQFMLRFDLSMVLLATGDFSPENKIGQGGFGSVYKGILPSGQEIAVKRLTRGSEQGEVEFRNEVLLLTRLQHRNLVKLLGFCSEGEEDILIYEHVSNSSLDHFIFDEEKRVLLTWNVRYRIIEGVARGLLYLHEDSQLRIIHRDLKASNILLDAEMNPKVSDFGMARLFNMDQTKGVTRRRVGTLGYMAPEYVKNGRFSAKTDVYSFGVVLLEMITGQSNKNYFESLGLPAYAWKCWVAGEAASIIDPVLSRTPTNEILRFIHIGLLCVQENVTKRPTMSLVIQWLGSDTIVIPLPTIAAFTTTELHKTDAMNQAKGEVGTLSLNKLSVSELSPR from the exons ATGAAAGACATTGCTACTATTTTCCTCTCTATTTCCCTTCTTTTTCAAACTCTCAACGGAGTTAAAGCCGGCTTCCTCTGCGTAGGTGACACCTTTCTCGCCAACAGTAGCTATGGCCAAAACCGCGactctctcttctcctctcttgcTTCTCAAGTCATCACCAACCGTGGATTCTACAACGCCTCACTCAATAGTGTTCACGCTGTTGCCCTCTGCAGAAGAGGATACGAGCGGCAAGCTTGTATCAACTGCGTAGAAAAAGCCATTCGAGTGATAAAAACAAGTTGTTCTGATCGCATGGAATCGTTCGATTGGGACAATGATGATGCAGACCAGGTATCTTGTCTTGTACGTACCACAAATTATTCAACTTTTGGGAAACTCGATCTTGGACCAGCTACGCGTGACATAAGTCCCCTCGATATCGACTCATCCACCAAGAACATGACCCTCTTCCGCCAAGAATGGGAAGAAACCGTTAACCGAACACTCGAGGCTGCAACCGTCAACACTTCTGCATCAGTTCTCAAGTATTATGGAGTAGTTAATGCAGAGTTTGTGGAGTTTCGAAATGTCTTCATGATGATGCAATGCACACCGGACATAACTTCAGGCGAGTGTAAGAGATGTTTGGAAGAGTGCGTTAAGTATTTTAGAGATATGTTTTGGGGAAAACAAGGAGGTACAATTTGTCGACCGAGCTGTCTTTTCAGGTGGGATCTTTACCCCTTTTATGGTGCTTTCGATAATATAACAAGAGTTCCTGCCCCTCCTAGACCTTTTATTCCTGAAGCACAAGCAATATCTGTTACTAGCTTGAaag GAAAAATTATTGCGATAGTTGTGGTTCCTAGCGTCCTTCATCTTTTTGTGCTTCTTGGTCTGATCAGAGCTTATCGTCAGTTGAAAAAATCTAAAGACGAAACCAGTG TCTGTGCAGAGGAGGACTGTATTTCCGATAGTCAGTTTATGCTGCGGTTCGATCTAAGCATGGTTCTACTCGCAACTGGTGACTTCTCCCCTGAAAATAAGATTGGGCAAGGTGGATTTGGATCTGTCTACAag GGGATATTACCCAGCGGGCAAGAAATAGCCGTAAAGAGATTAACAAGAGGCTCAGAGCAAGGAGAGGTTGAGTTCAGGAATGAGGTCTTACTCTTGACAAGACTCCAACATAGGAATCTAGTTAAGCTTCTAGGTTTTTGtagtgaaggagaagaagatattCTTATCTACGAGCATGTGTCTAATTCAAGTCTTGATCACTTCATATTCG ATGAAGAGAAGCGTGTGCTACTAACATGGAATGTGAGGTACAGAATCATTGAAGGAGTTGCTCGAGGTCTTCTTTATCTACACGAAGATTCTCAGCTAAGGATTATACACCGAGACTTGAAGGCGAGCAACATTCTTTTAGATGCTGAGATGAACCCTAAAGTTTCAGACTTTGGGATGGCGAGGTTATTTAACATGGACCAGACTAAAGGAGTGACAAGGAGGCGCGTTGGAACCTT GGGCTATATGGCTCCTGAGTACGTTAAGAACGGAAGATTTTCAGCCAAAACAGACGTTTACAGTTTTGGGGTTGTGCTTTTGGAGATGATAACCGGTCAAAGTAATAAGAACTACTTTGAATCCTTGGGGCTACCCGCATAT GCTTGGAAGTGTTGGGTTGCCGGCGAGGCTGCGAGTATCATTGATCCTGTTTTGAGTAGGACCCCGACAAATGAAATCCTTAGATTCATCCACATTGGTTTGCTGTGCGTTCAAGAGAATGTTACAAAGAGACCAACCATGAGTTTGGTTATTCAATGGCTTGGTAGTGACACTATCGTGATTCCTTTACCTACCATTGCTGCTTTCACCACGACTGAGTTGCATAAAACCGATGCAATGAATCAAGCCAAAGGTGAAGTTGGTACTCTGTCATTGAACAAGTTATCAGTCAGCGAGTTAAGTCCTCGTTGA